In the Nicotiana tabacum cultivar K326 chromosome 16, ASM71507v2, whole genome shotgun sequence genome, one interval contains:
- the LOC107821349 gene encoding isoflavone 2'-hydroxylase-like, producing the protein MRSMLFVVTLFDYEDACWKKVLRRKSSGLRGSNRFQEIVGEQVKLLAKASKHEFLPFFHWFWSEGIEKMCQNKGSFVQEWIKGFREMRSNTMANKEKKDTMIEILLSLQETDPEYYTDEMIRSLMMKTFDQLEYATWQTLLTAASNTSVDTMEWTMAHLLNNPEILKKARVKIENVVGQQRLIDESDVYQLHFLKLIIKGYSKDALSSPIVPAP; encoded by the exons ATGAGGAGTATGTTGTTTGTGGTAACGTTATTTGATTACGAGGATGCTTGCTGGAAAAAGGTTTTGCGGAGAAAGAGTAGTGGACTCCGAGGAAGCAACAGGTTTCAGGAGATAGTGGGAGAGCAAGTGAAACTACTCGCAAAGGCGAGCAAACATGAGTTTTTGCCATTCTTTCATTGGTTTTGGTCGGAAGGAATTGAAAAGATGTGCCAAAATAAGGGAAGCTTCGTGCAAGAATGGATCAAAGGATTTCGAGAGATGAGGTCTAATACTATGgctaataaagaaaaaaaagataccATGATTGAGATCTTGTTATCACTACAAGAAACAGATCCTGAGTACTATACAGATGAAATGATCAGGAGCCTTATGATG AAAACATTTGACCAACTTGAATATGCTACTTGGCAAACACTCTTAACTGCTGCAAGTAACACTTCAGTGGATACAATGGAGTGGACAATGGCTCATCTGCTAAACAACCCAGAAATCCTAAAGAAAGCAAGGGTTAAAATTGAAAACGTTGTTGGACAACAACGTCTGATCGACGAATCAGATGTATATCAGCTACATTTCCTCAAATTAATCATCAAAGGATACTCTAAGGATGCACTCAGTAGTCCCATTGTTCCTGCTCCATGA
- the LOC107821350 gene encoding cytochrome P450 81Q32 isoform X2: MDSLYLYFPVLFFVLYIISHHFLHKLQNLPPSPFPALPFIGHLYLLGKPFHRALFKVSSRYGPVVFLQFGSRPVLLVSSPSAAEECFTKNDIIFANRPDFLSGKYFGYNFTSLAWSSYGEHWRNLRRISSLEVLSSYRIQTLSSIRSDEINYLIRRLFRVSIESSENIVEMKSSIFNFTFNVISRMIAGKRYHGEKVENSKEAKLFQEISKDTLTTVPKANILDFLPFMRWCGLHSVEEKMMEVQEKRDNFMKKEIEEHRQLKTSGSFPSAEVVAGKKKTIMEVLLDLQKTDPEYYTDETIRNLMLVLLQAGSDTSAVTLEWAFSHLLDNLEILKKAQAEIDNHVGQDRLIDESDLAQLHYIRCIINETLRMHPAAPLLVPHLSSEECNVASYRVPRGTVLLVNAWGIHHDPKVWEDPEKFYPDRFIGFEGIKEGCKFIPFGSGRRGCPGENLAFHVIGLALGSLLQCFEWEKPNRGSIDMSEGTGFTLSPKVQPLLAKCSPRPNMET; encoded by the exons ATGGACAGTCTTTATCTGTATTTCCCAGTTCTGTTCTTTGTTCTCTATATCATCTCCCATCATTTTCTTCACAAGCTACAAAACCTTCCCCCTAGCCCATTTCCAGCACTGCCTTTCATTGGCCACCTCTACTTATTGGGTAAACCTTTCCACAGAGCCTTATTCAAAGTTTCAAGTCGTTATGGTCCAGTAGTCTTTCTTCAGTTTGGCTCTCGGCCTGTCCTCCTTGTTTCATCACCTTCAGCAGCAGAAGAATGTtttaccaaaaatgatatcatctttGCTAATCGCCCTGATTTTCTCAGTGGCAAGTATTTCGGGTATAATTTTACCAGCCTCGCCTGGTCCTCCTATGGAGAGCACTGGAGAAATCTTCGAAGAATTTCCTCTCTTGAAGTTCTATCTTCCTACAGAATTCAGACACTATCAAGCATCCGTTCTGATGAAATAAACTACCTGATTCGTAGACTCTTTCGAGTCTCCATAGAAAGTTCGGAAAATATTGTAGAGATGAAATCATCTATTTTTAACTTCACCTTCAATGTGATATCAAGAATGATTGCAGGAAAAAGGTACCATGGAGAGAAAGTAGAGAACTCGAAAGAAGCTAAGCTATTCCAGGAGATATCAAAGGATACATTAACCACTGTTCCAAAGGCTAATATTTTGGATTTCTTGCCATTCATGAGGTGGTGTGGGTTGCATAGTGTTGAGGAAAAGATGATGGAAGTACAGGAGAAGAGGGATAACTttatgaaaaaggaaatagaagagCATCGTCAGTTAAAGACTAGTGGTTCTTTTCCTTCCGCAGAGGTTGTGGCAGGGAAGAAGAAAACTATCATGGAAGTCTTGTTAGATTTACAGAAAACAGACCCCGAATACTACACAGATGAAACAATTAGAAACTTAATGTTG GTCCTACTCCAAGCTGGATCGGACACTTCAGCTGTAACACTAGAATGGGCTTTTTCACACTTGCTTGACAATCTAGAAATTTTAAAGAAGGCACAGGCTGAAATTGACAATCATGTTGGACAAGACCGCCTAATTGATGAATCCGATTTGGCTCAACTTCATTACATCCGATGCATCATCAATGAGACACTGCGGATGCATCCAGCAGCCCCTTTACTTGTGCCTCACCTTTCATCAGAAGAGTGCAACGTTGCAAGCTATCGAGTTCCGCGTGGAACAGTTCTATTAGTGAATGCATGGGGCATACATCATGACCCTAAGGTATGGGAGGATCCAGAAAAGTTCTATCCTGATAGATTTATAGGCTTTGAAGGTATCAAAGAGGGCTGCAAGTTTATCCCGTTTGGATCAGGAAGGAGGGGTTGCCCAGGTGAGAACCTAGCATTTCATGTCATCGGATTGGCACTGGGTTCACTTCTTCAATGCTTTGAGTGGGAAAAGCCTAACAGGGGTTCCATCGATATGAGTGAAGGCACTGGATTCACACTTTCACCAAAGGTTCAGCCTCTACTGGCAAAATGTTCTCCACGACCAAATATG GAAACTTAA
- the LOC107821350 gene encoding cytochrome P450 81Q32 isoform X1, producing the protein MDSLYLYFPVLFFVLYIISHHFLHKLQNLPPSPFPALPFIGHLYLLGKPFHRALFKVSSRYGPVVFLQFGSRPVLLVSSPSAAEECFTKNDIIFANRPDFLSGKYFGYNFTSLAWSSYGEHWRNLRRISSLEVLSSYRIQTLSSIRSDEINYLIRRLFRVSIESSENIVEMKSSIFNFTFNVISRMIAGKRYHGEKVENSKEAKLFQEISKDTLTTVPKANILDFLPFMRWCGLHSVEEKMMEVQEKRDNFMKKEIEEHRQLKTSGSFPSAEVVAGKKKTIMEVLLDLQKTDPEYYTDETIRNLMLVLLQAGSDTSAVTLEWAFSHLLDNLEILKKAQAEIDNHVGQDRLIDESDLAQLHYIRCIINETLRMHPAAPLLVPHLSSEECNVASYRVPRGTVLLVNAWGIHHDPKVWEDPEKFYPDRFIGFEGIKEGCKFIPFGSGRRGCPGENLAFHVIGLALGSLLQCFEWEKPNRGSIDMSEGTGFTLSPKVQPLLAKCSPRPNMVKLLSEI; encoded by the exons ATGGACAGTCTTTATCTGTATTTCCCAGTTCTGTTCTTTGTTCTCTATATCATCTCCCATCATTTTCTTCACAAGCTACAAAACCTTCCCCCTAGCCCATTTCCAGCACTGCCTTTCATTGGCCACCTCTACTTATTGGGTAAACCTTTCCACAGAGCCTTATTCAAAGTTTCAAGTCGTTATGGTCCAGTAGTCTTTCTTCAGTTTGGCTCTCGGCCTGTCCTCCTTGTTTCATCACCTTCAGCAGCAGAAGAATGTtttaccaaaaatgatatcatctttGCTAATCGCCCTGATTTTCTCAGTGGCAAGTATTTCGGGTATAATTTTACCAGCCTCGCCTGGTCCTCCTATGGAGAGCACTGGAGAAATCTTCGAAGAATTTCCTCTCTTGAAGTTCTATCTTCCTACAGAATTCAGACACTATCAAGCATCCGTTCTGATGAAATAAACTACCTGATTCGTAGACTCTTTCGAGTCTCCATAGAAAGTTCGGAAAATATTGTAGAGATGAAATCATCTATTTTTAACTTCACCTTCAATGTGATATCAAGAATGATTGCAGGAAAAAGGTACCATGGAGAGAAAGTAGAGAACTCGAAAGAAGCTAAGCTATTCCAGGAGATATCAAAGGATACATTAACCACTGTTCCAAAGGCTAATATTTTGGATTTCTTGCCATTCATGAGGTGGTGTGGGTTGCATAGTGTTGAGGAAAAGATGATGGAAGTACAGGAGAAGAGGGATAACTttatgaaaaaggaaatagaagagCATCGTCAGTTAAAGACTAGTGGTTCTTTTCCTTCCGCAGAGGTTGTGGCAGGGAAGAAGAAAACTATCATGGAAGTCTTGTTAGATTTACAGAAAACAGACCCCGAATACTACACAGATGAAACAATTAGAAACTTAATGTTG GTCCTACTCCAAGCTGGATCGGACACTTCAGCTGTAACACTAGAATGGGCTTTTTCACACTTGCTTGACAATCTAGAAATTTTAAAGAAGGCACAGGCTGAAATTGACAATCATGTTGGACAAGACCGCCTAATTGATGAATCCGATTTGGCTCAACTTCATTACATCCGATGCATCATCAATGAGACACTGCGGATGCATCCAGCAGCCCCTTTACTTGTGCCTCACCTTTCATCAGAAGAGTGCAACGTTGCAAGCTATCGAGTTCCGCGTGGAACAGTTCTATTAGTGAATGCATGGGGCATACATCATGACCCTAAGGTATGGGAGGATCCAGAAAAGTTCTATCCTGATAGATTTATAGGCTTTGAAGGTATCAAAGAGGGCTGCAAGTTTATCCCGTTTGGATCAGGAAGGAGGGGTTGCCCAGGTGAGAACCTAGCATTTCATGTCATCGGATTGGCACTGGGTTCACTTCTTCAATGCTTTGAGTGGGAAAAGCCTAACAGGGGTTCCATCGATATGAGTGAAGGCACTGGATTCACACTTTCACCAAAGGTTCAGCCTCTACTGGCAAAATGTTCTCCACGACCAAATATGGTCAAACTTCTTTCCGAAATCTGA
- the LOC107821350 gene encoding cytochrome P450 81Q32 isoform X4 — protein MDSLYLYFPVLFFVLYIISHHFLHKLQNLPPSPFPALPFIGHLYLLGKPFHRALFKVSSRYGPVVFLQFGSRPVLLVSSPSAAEECFTKNDIIFANRPDFLSGKYFGYNFTSLAWSSYGEHWRNLRRISSLEVLSSYRIQTLSSIRSDEINYLIRRLFRVSIESSENIVEMKSSIFNFTFNVISRMIAGKRYHGEKVENSKEAKLFQEISKDTLTTVPKANILDFLPFMRWCGLHSVEEKMMEVQEKRDNFMKKEIEEHRQLKTSGSFPSAEVVAGKKKTIMEVLLDLQKTDPEYYTDETIRNLMLVLLQAGSDTSAVTLEWAFSHLLDNLEILKKAQAEIDNHVGQDRLIDESDLAQLHYIRCIINETLRMHPAAPLLVPHLSSEECNVASYRVPRGTVLLVNAWGIHHDPKVWEDPEKFYPDRFIGFEGIKEGCKFIPFGSGRRGCPGNLMTSAKNREEEWQITKKSTCLIPWPVGI, from the exons ATGGACAGTCTTTATCTGTATTTCCCAGTTCTGTTCTTTGTTCTCTATATCATCTCCCATCATTTTCTTCACAAGCTACAAAACCTTCCCCCTAGCCCATTTCCAGCACTGCCTTTCATTGGCCACCTCTACTTATTGGGTAAACCTTTCCACAGAGCCTTATTCAAAGTTTCAAGTCGTTATGGTCCAGTAGTCTTTCTTCAGTTTGGCTCTCGGCCTGTCCTCCTTGTTTCATCACCTTCAGCAGCAGAAGAATGTtttaccaaaaatgatatcatctttGCTAATCGCCCTGATTTTCTCAGTGGCAAGTATTTCGGGTATAATTTTACCAGCCTCGCCTGGTCCTCCTATGGAGAGCACTGGAGAAATCTTCGAAGAATTTCCTCTCTTGAAGTTCTATCTTCCTACAGAATTCAGACACTATCAAGCATCCGTTCTGATGAAATAAACTACCTGATTCGTAGACTCTTTCGAGTCTCCATAGAAAGTTCGGAAAATATTGTAGAGATGAAATCATCTATTTTTAACTTCACCTTCAATGTGATATCAAGAATGATTGCAGGAAAAAGGTACCATGGAGAGAAAGTAGAGAACTCGAAAGAAGCTAAGCTATTCCAGGAGATATCAAAGGATACATTAACCACTGTTCCAAAGGCTAATATTTTGGATTTCTTGCCATTCATGAGGTGGTGTGGGTTGCATAGTGTTGAGGAAAAGATGATGGAAGTACAGGAGAAGAGGGATAACTttatgaaaaaggaaatagaagagCATCGTCAGTTAAAGACTAGTGGTTCTTTTCCTTCCGCAGAGGTTGTGGCAGGGAAGAAGAAAACTATCATGGAAGTCTTGTTAGATTTACAGAAAACAGACCCCGAATACTACACAGATGAAACAATTAGAAACTTAATGTTG GTCCTACTCCAAGCTGGATCGGACACTTCAGCTGTAACACTAGAATGGGCTTTTTCACACTTGCTTGACAATCTAGAAATTTTAAAGAAGGCACAGGCTGAAATTGACAATCATGTTGGACAAGACCGCCTAATTGATGAATCCGATTTGGCTCAACTTCATTACATCCGATGCATCATCAATGAGACACTGCGGATGCATCCAGCAGCCCCTTTACTTGTGCCTCACCTTTCATCAGAAGAGTGCAACGTTGCAAGCTATCGAGTTCCGCGTGGAACAGTTCTATTAGTGAATGCATGGGGCATACATCATGACCCTAAGGTATGGGAGGATCCAGAAAAGTTCTATCCTGATAGATTTATAGGCTTTGAAGGTATCAAAGAGGGCTGCAAGTTTATCCCGTTTGGATCAGGAAGGAGGGGTTGCCCAG GAAACTTAATGACAAGTGCGAAAAACAGAGAGGAAGAATGGCAAATAACAAAGAAAAGTACCTGCCTAATCCCTTGGCCTGTAGGAATTTGA
- the LOC107821350 gene encoding cytochrome P450 81Q32 isoform X3: protein MDSLYLYFPVLFFVLYIISHHFLHKLQNLPPSPFPALPFIGHLYLLGKPFHRALFKVSSRYGPVVFLQFGSRPVLLVSSPSAAEECFTKNDIIFANRPDFLSGKYFGYNFTSLAWSSYGEHWRNLRRISSLEVLSSYRIQTLSSIRSDEINYLIRRLFRVSIESSENIVEMKSSIFNFTFNVISRMIAGKRYHGEKVENSKEAKLFQEISKDTLTTVPKANILDFLPFMRWCGLHSVEEKMMEVQEKRDNFMKKEIEEHRQLKTSGSFPSAEVVAGKKKTIMEVLLDLQKTDPEYYTDETIRNLMLVLLQAGSDTSAVTLEWAFSHLLDNLEILKKAQAEIDNHVGQDRLIDESDLAQLHYIRCIINETLRMHPAAPLLVPHLSSEECNVASYRVPRGTVLLVNAWGIHHDPKVWEDPEKFYPDRFIGFEGIKEGCKFIPFGSGRRGCPGENLAFHVIGLALGSLLQCFEWEKPNRGSIDMSEGTGFTLSPKET from the exons ATGGACAGTCTTTATCTGTATTTCCCAGTTCTGTTCTTTGTTCTCTATATCATCTCCCATCATTTTCTTCACAAGCTACAAAACCTTCCCCCTAGCCCATTTCCAGCACTGCCTTTCATTGGCCACCTCTACTTATTGGGTAAACCTTTCCACAGAGCCTTATTCAAAGTTTCAAGTCGTTATGGTCCAGTAGTCTTTCTTCAGTTTGGCTCTCGGCCTGTCCTCCTTGTTTCATCACCTTCAGCAGCAGAAGAATGTtttaccaaaaatgatatcatctttGCTAATCGCCCTGATTTTCTCAGTGGCAAGTATTTCGGGTATAATTTTACCAGCCTCGCCTGGTCCTCCTATGGAGAGCACTGGAGAAATCTTCGAAGAATTTCCTCTCTTGAAGTTCTATCTTCCTACAGAATTCAGACACTATCAAGCATCCGTTCTGATGAAATAAACTACCTGATTCGTAGACTCTTTCGAGTCTCCATAGAAAGTTCGGAAAATATTGTAGAGATGAAATCATCTATTTTTAACTTCACCTTCAATGTGATATCAAGAATGATTGCAGGAAAAAGGTACCATGGAGAGAAAGTAGAGAACTCGAAAGAAGCTAAGCTATTCCAGGAGATATCAAAGGATACATTAACCACTGTTCCAAAGGCTAATATTTTGGATTTCTTGCCATTCATGAGGTGGTGTGGGTTGCATAGTGTTGAGGAAAAGATGATGGAAGTACAGGAGAAGAGGGATAACTttatgaaaaaggaaatagaagagCATCGTCAGTTAAAGACTAGTGGTTCTTTTCCTTCCGCAGAGGTTGTGGCAGGGAAGAAGAAAACTATCATGGAAGTCTTGTTAGATTTACAGAAAACAGACCCCGAATACTACACAGATGAAACAATTAGAAACTTAATGTTG GTCCTACTCCAAGCTGGATCGGACACTTCAGCTGTAACACTAGAATGGGCTTTTTCACACTTGCTTGACAATCTAGAAATTTTAAAGAAGGCACAGGCTGAAATTGACAATCATGTTGGACAAGACCGCCTAATTGATGAATCCGATTTGGCTCAACTTCATTACATCCGATGCATCATCAATGAGACACTGCGGATGCATCCAGCAGCCCCTTTACTTGTGCCTCACCTTTCATCAGAAGAGTGCAACGTTGCAAGCTATCGAGTTCCGCGTGGAACAGTTCTATTAGTGAATGCATGGGGCATACATCATGACCCTAAGGTATGGGAGGATCCAGAAAAGTTCTATCCTGATAGATTTATAGGCTTTGAAGGTATCAAAGAGGGCTGCAAGTTTATCCCGTTTGGATCAGGAAGGAGGGGTTGCCCAGGTGAGAACCTAGCATTTCATGTCATCGGATTGGCACTGGGTTCACTTCTTCAATGCTTTGAGTGGGAAAAGCCTAACAGGGGTTCCATCGATATGAGTGAAGGCACTGGATTCACACTTTCACCAAAG GAAACTTAA